DNA from Musa acuminata AAA Group cultivar baxijiao chromosome BXJ1-5, Cavendish_Baxijiao_AAA, whole genome shotgun sequence:
CTTTGTTTCTCTCAAGACAAGAAATCATCTATGTTAGAGGTTTGCTAGGCACAGGTGAAAATGCTAATATTCTCTTCCTACATATTTCTTACAGATGTGCAGCTACTCTTTCATGGATGGCATCCTCTACTGCAAGCCTCATTTTGAGCAGCTGTTCAAGGAGACAGGCAGCTTCACCAAAAAAGTTCCCAGCAGGTAATAGTCAGAGTCTTATCCCATAAACTTTCACTTGATTCTTCTCTTTTTTCCTATTTTATGAATGAAAATGGAATGCAAGCCCCATTAGAATTCATTCCAAAAGTTCTGAAACGATATAGAATGTATCTGTGATACATGAAGATGGAAACACTAGTCATCTTCCACATTTCTCCATCAAGTTAACAGAGCTAAAAGCCAACAATTCAGATAAAGATTAACTCTTTTAGAATTAACTATTTCCTTATGGCCTAATGATGCTTTTGTGATCCAAGGTGCAAAGTCTGGTGAGAGGAATGAATTGTTATGTATGCCGTGCATCTACTACCTTCAGCTAAATGGGAAAGTTCGATCCTTGGACTAAGACATAGCTGATAACTAATGGCCATGTCTTTGCAGTCTAGGACTCCAAACAAGGTCTCCTCCATGTTCTCTGAAACCCAGGACAACTGTGCCAGCTGCAGGAAATCAGCGTACCCCTTGGAGAAGGTTTGAACGGTACACACAGTGCAATGATGAGCTTCAAAGGTTGGCAAACTTGATGAATTCGTCAAACCCTCCCCCCTTTCGATCTTTGTTTCTGGTAGCTGACCGTGGAAGGTGAGTCGTACCACAAGACCTGCTTCGGGTGCTCCCATGGCGGCTGCACTCTCACGCCCTCCTCCTACGCCGCCCTCGACGGCATCCTCTACTGCAAGCACCACTTCGCGCAGCTGTTCAAGGAGAAGGGGAGCTACAACCACCTAGGCCGGGTGGCTTCTTTGAAGCGGAGCTCTGAACCTGTGAGCAATAATAAGCGACTGCACCCTCTGTAATGTATGATGGCTTCGGTCAAAACCAGAATCGTCGAGCTGAAATGTGCTTTTCAGTAGAACGGGCAGTAATCGATCGAAAAGCGTAATCTTGGACACGAATGATATGAATTGGGCTCCGGCTTAGGCAAGAGGAACGGGTTAACCCAAGCAGAAGAACAGGAGTTAGCCCATCCCACATCATAAAAGAGTATAAGCTTTGTGTGACGGATGCATGCTACTGCTGCACCTCTTAAATCCAATACCACATTGTTGTCGCTTGTTTAGAATCATCAATCAATCTTCtaatatttcaaataaataaCAATTATAATCTTTCTAAAATACTCTTCCCGAAGTCATTGTAGCCCAGGCTGGCTTGGATCCTTCTCTTGACGTACTTAAATTCCTAAATCAagatttaattaaatatttttgttttcttttttttggtataTATAAAGAGTAgggaaattatttaaaaataatattaataataataaatattttgattcaatTATTATAGGAAAAAAAAGACTAATTAACAAACAGTTCAAAGACTAATTAAAAAAGACTAAGATAGGTAAGGTATATATGAAAAGTTCAAAACCTTGTTTTAAATGataggttaattataaattatctagtTATGTTTAGTATTACCGTCCCTACGCTTTAAAAAGTCACGTTCATATCCCTACGTACAACAAGATAGGTAAGGTATATATGAAAAGTTCAAAACCTTGTTTTAAATGataggttaattataaattatctagtTATGTTTAGTATTACAGTCCCTACACTTTAAAAAGTCACATTCGTATccctatatttatgaaaataaaatatttaacctcgtTTCTCCTCACGTCATCGACTCTACTAACAAAAGATATTGTGAGAAATTAATTTCGATCCTCACTATTCAAAGAgattaatttcataaaaggatAATTTTTGTGAGAGCTTTGTCATCCTCTTGAATGGCCTACCAATAGTGGGTGTCGATAATTATTCTCATCTCCTACACCATCATATTTATGTTGCTTCACTACCCTCTCGGATAGCTTCCCAAACTACGATGTCAATGGTGATCCTCATCTCCTACACCATCTCATTTCCCATTTCCTACACCGCtttactatcctcctctcttgacTTTGTTATTCTACTAAATGGCCTACCCAATAATAGTGTCAGTGGTTATTCTCATCTCATGCACTGTCTCATTTCTCCTGCTTCACCATCATTGCCTCCGGTTTCACTATCCCCCTGAACAACCTACCCAACAGTTGCTTTGCTATCTTCCCGGACAACCTATCTAACGATAGCATCGATGGCGTATGCAAGGCCGGTGGCTCTTTGTGAAATTAATCTCTTTAAACAGCAAGgaccaaaattatatttttttaatccctTTTTAATGCTATTTTTTGTATGTGACAACACATGCGGTATATTCCATCAGTAGAGTCGATGATACGAGGAGAAATAAAATTGAATGTTTTACTTCGTGAGTGTAGGGATGCTAATATAACCTTTTAAATATAAAGACTAAAATGCTAAATATAACTAACTagaaggataatatataattaactcatCATTTGAAATAAGGTTTTGAACCTtccatatatattttatatatcttgTTGTACACATTATCTTACCGACCCCTTTATCATTTTTGTTTGAAGGAGTTGTTTGTTCATTAGTGTATtagatcttttattattattaatactatttttgaataattttttattctttatatatagggctaattatatattattcatgTAATTAACCACCCTTAGTATCTCAACCtccatattttcaaaaattatattaagatctttatacttagtgaaatatttaacctcaTTACTCTAaaactcttctttctttcttgatttttaaccgaaatta
Protein-coding regions in this window:
- the LOC135674948 gene encoding LIM domain-containing protein PLIM2b-like, which translates into the protein MSFTGTQDKCNACNETVHFIDLLTADGVPYHKTCFKCSHCKGTLSMCSYSFMDGILYCKPHFEQLFKETGSFTKKVPSRTPNKVSSMFSETQDNCASCRKSAYPLEKLTVEGESYHKTCFGCSHGGCTLTPSSYAALDGILYCKHHFAQLFKEKGSYNHLGRVASLKRSSEPVSNNKRLHPL